The following coding sequences lie in one Eubacterium ventriosum genomic window:
- a CDS encoding branched-chain amino acid aminotransferase produces MCWLKKYHTEDRIMDKKNIDWANIGFGYVQTDKRFVSNFKDGKWDDGQLTDDATVVISECAGVLQYAQTCFEGMKAYTTEDGRVVVFRPDLNAKRMEDSAKRLEMPVFPQDRFVKAIEETVKANLAYVPPYGSGATLYIRPYMFGSSSVIGVKPAEEYQFRVFTTPVGPYFKGGAKPITIKVSDFDRAAPHGTGHIKAGLNYAMSLHAIVTAHAEGFDENMYLDAATRTKVEETGGANFIFVTKDNTVVTPKSNSILPSITRRSLMYVAEHYLGLKVEEREVYFDEVKDFAECGLCGTAAVISPVGKINDHGKEICFPSGMEEMGPITKKLYDTLTGIQMGRIEAPEGWIYEIK; encoded by the coding sequence TGTCTAACTTTAAAGATGGTAAATGGGATGACGGTCAGTTAACTGACGATGCAACAGTTGTTATCAGTGAATGTGCAGGTGTATTACAGTATGCACAGACATGTTTTGAAGGAATGAAAGCTTACACAACAGAAGATGGACGTGTAGTAGTGTTCAGACCTGACTTAAATGCAAAGAGAATGGAAGATTCAGCTAAGAGACTTGAAATGCCGGTCTTCCCTCAGGATAGATTTGTAAAAGCAATTGAAGAAACAGTAAAAGCTAACTTAGCTTATGTACCACCATATGGTTCAGGTGCTACATTATATATTAGACCTTACATGTTTGGTAGTTCATCAGTTATAGGTGTAAAGCCGGCTGAAGAATATCAGTTTAGAGTATTTACAACGCCTGTAGGACCTTACTTTAAGGGTGGCGCTAAGCCTATCACAATTAAGGTAAGTGATTTTGATAGAGCAGCACCTCACGGAACAGGTCATATTAAAGCAGGTCTTAACTATGCAATGAGTTTACATGCAATCGTTACAGCTCACGCAGAAGGTTTTGATGAAAATATGTACTTAGATGCAGCAACAAGAACTAAGGTAGAAGAAACAGGTGGAGCTAACTTTATTTTTGTTACAAAAGATAATACAGTAGTTACACCTAAGTCAAACAGTATTCTTCCATCAATTACAAGACGTTCATTAATGTATGTTGCAGAACATTATTTAGGACTTAAAGTTGAAGAAAGAGAAGTTTACTTTGATGAAGTTAAAGATTTCGCAGAATGTGGCCTTTGCGGTACAGCAGCAGTAATCTCACCAGTAGGAAAGATTAATGACCATGGCAAAGAAATTTGCTTCCCAAGTGGAATGGAAGAAATGGGACCTATAACAAAGAAACTTTACGATACATTAACAGGAATTCAGATGGGTAGAATTGAAGCTCCTGAAGGATGGATTTACGAAATTAAATAA
- a CDS encoding DUF975 family protein yields the protein MWNRADLKANAKKIFFGNYWKAVLVTLILTIILGGATNTITRRISNNQSTDWSIDQDFSGVSSYDEWSNDEILNIGNSSLYGSEYQTYLRIYDRLKNIPGSVWAMLGIAVAVGIVVGLLISIFLLAPLQVGCYRWYILNRTSNPPMGELLNSFRNGYFNTAKIMFCKGLYTTLWSLLFIIPGIIKAYEYSMIPYLLAENPNMSKQEAFAISKELMDGNKFNAFVLDLSFILWNFVGALALGLPGVFFVNPYVQLTNVELYVKLCQIRAERHNSTYNQDNNQNFNQNDFSGYTQV from the coding sequence ATGTGGAATAGAGCAGATTTAAAAGCAAATGCTAAAAAGATTTTTTTCGGGAACTATTGGAAGGCAGTTTTAGTAACACTTATTTTGACAATTATTCTTGGTGGTGCAACAAACACAATAACAAGAAGAATTTCAAATAATCAGTCAACAGATTGGTCAATTGATCAGGATTTTTCCGGTGTTTCAAGTTATGATGAATGGTCAAATGATGAAATATTGAACATTGGAAACAGTTCATTGTATGGTTCAGAATATCAGACATATCTTAGAATTTATGACCGACTGAAGAATATACCCGGATCAGTATGGGCAATGTTGGGAATTGCTGTAGCAGTAGGAATAGTTGTTGGTCTTTTAATTTCCATTTTCTTACTAGCACCTTTACAGGTTGGATGTTACAGATGGTATATTTTAAACAGAACATCTAATCCACCAATGGGAGAATTGTTAAATTCATTTAGAAATGGATATTTTAACACTGCTAAGATTATGTTTTGCAAGGGTTTGTACACAACACTTTGGAGTCTGTTGTTTATAATACCGGGAATTATCAAGGCGTATGAATATAGTATGATTCCATATTTGTTGGCCGAGAATCCTAATATGTCAAAACAGGAAGCTTTTGCAATAAGCAAGGAATTAATGGATGGAAATAAGTTTAATGCATTTGTACTGGACTTATCATTCATACTTTGGAATTTTGTAGGTGCATTAGCACTTGGTTTACCTGGAGTATTCTTTGTTAATCCTTATGTTCAGTTAACTAACGTTGAACTTTATGTAAAATTATGTCAGATTAGAGCAGAAAGACATAATTCAACATATAATCAGGATAACAACCAGAATTTTAATCAGAATGATTTTTCAGGTTATACGCAAGTATAA